From Armatimonadota bacterium:
GATCCAGACTCTCAGAACTGCTCTGCAGAGTGCGTGAGGAGTTGAGAGACGTGGATCAGGTGCTCAGTCCGGACTATGGCGGATACAGCATTAGAGCGCAGGTTCAATCGATTCTGGCTTTCGCATGGAGTGACCTCGAAGACACCCGTCCTCAGAAACTAGCGGGCTACGGACCGATATCCAATGAGGCGGAGTCTTTCTTGTCACCACGCATCCAGCGGCTGATTGATCTTGTGCTGAAGATGAGTTCGGTGCTCTCCGCCGGGGATGACCTTGCCGGTGAATCGGATGCACCCGAGGAGCTGGAATGACCCGTGTCCATCACAAAGAGGGAGATGATTTCGTTGACACGCTGATCGGTTTTTCGCTGAAGCATCCGGTGCCCGAGGTAGCGCAGTTTGCGGCAGAGATACTGGGCAAGATCGGCGATAAGAGAGCTGTTGAGCCGCTGATCGCAATTCTGGAGGGAACACCTGAGCCAGGCCTCGCGGAGGCCGCCACTGAGGCATTGGGCAAGTTGAAGGATATGAGCGCTGTTCCCATTCTGTCACACATGCTGGAGCGTGGGGCGATGGTGGTCAGAGTCAGAGCAGCCGGTGCGTTGGGAGAGCTATGCGGGGATGAAGCGGTCAGCGCACTGGAATCAGCGGCAGAAACAGATCCGAACCGAACGGTTCGTGATGCGGCAGAGAAGGCCCTTGCCCGGATCAGTGCAGGAGGAGCCAGCCGGCTCGACACGCGCCTTGCACAGCAGTCATTGTGAAACGATATCGGCAACGCACCAGGCCTTCATGCGGTCTGGTTATTTCGCATCACACTGAATGAGGAGGATCATCAATGGGTTCAACAATCGAGCACGTCCAGGCAAGGGAAATCCTGGACTCCAGAGGGAATCCGACGGTAGAGGTGGAGGTCTACCTGGCCGACGGCACCAAGGGATGGGCTGCTGTCCCATCCGGAGCGTCCACGGGAACAAACGAAGCCGTCGAGCTTAGGGATGAGGACAAGTCACGCTACGGCGGCAAGGGCGTCCTGAAGGCGGTCGAGAACGTCAACTCTGCTATCGCGGAACAAGTGGAGGGCATGGACGCCGTCGAGCAGATCGCCGTAGACCAGGCGATGATCGAGTTGGACGGCACCCCGAACAAGTCGAAGCTCGGAGCCAATGCCATCCTGGGCGTCTCCCTTGCGGTAGCCAAAGCGGCAGCGGAGTTCAGCGGGCTGCCCCTGTACCGATATGTCGGCGGAGCCGGCGCCCGAGACCTGCCGGTGCCTATGATGAACATCCTCAACGGCGGCAAGCACGCCGACAGCAACGTGGACCTTCAGGAGTTCATGGCCATGCCCGTTGGGGCGTCCAGCTTTGCCGAAGCCCTGCGCTGGTGCTCTGAGGTATATCACAGCCTGAAGTCCGTGCTGAAGAGCAGAGGGCTCAGCACGTCGGTCGGAGACGAGGGCGGATTCGCCCCGAACCTGAAGGCGAATGAAGAGGCGATCGCCGTGATCGTAGAGGCGATTGAGAAGGCAGGCTACCGGCCGGGGGAACAGGTGGCGATCTCGCTTGATCCCGCGGCGAGCGAGTTCTACCAGGACGACAAGTATTTGCTCAGGGGCGAGGGCACTACCAAGACCAGCGCCGAGATGGTTGACTACTATGCGGGACTGATTGAGAAGTATCCCATCGTCAATCTCGAAGACGGACTGGCGGAGGATGACTGGGCCGGATGGAAACTCCTGAATGAGAAGCTTGGGAAGAAGATACAGCTCGTGGGGGACGACATCTTCGTCACCAATCCATCCTTCCTCAAGAAGGGTGTCGAGCTCAAAGCTGCGAACTCGATCCTCATCAAGCTGAACCAGATCGGTACGCTGACGGAGACTCTCGAAACCATCCAGATGGCCAAGCAGGCAGGATGGACGGCCGTGGTCTCGCATCGCTCCGGCGAGACGGAAGACACTACGATCGCCGACCTGGTTGTGGGTGTGAACACCGGCCAGATCAAGACCGGCGCTCCGGCGAGAACGGAGCGCGCAGCGAAGTACAACCGCCTCCTGCGCATCGAAGAGGAACTGGGCACGGCCGCTCGGTATCCGGGAAGCGATGCATTCTACAGCGTGGGGCGCTGAGGCTGCCGCATGCCCTCGACCGCTCTGCTCGGTGCTCGGTCGAGGGCATATCTGATCGCTCTCAGCGGCTGACCTGAGAATATTGACCTGCATGCCGGCTCTTGGTACAATGAGGCTCCGGAATCTACGGGTGATGAAGTCCACCACAACCGTCCCGTAGCGCGCAGGACTGATGACTTCTATACGGGCAACACCGATAGCCTGAAAGGGGTTTGTGGTGGACAATCACTGGTTGGCTTCTGCGTTCTGGATCGGGCTGGCTCTGCTGGCCTCCCTCATCTCGATCAGGCTCGCGATATCCGTCGCTCTCATCGAGATCATCGTCGGCTCGCTCGGCGGCAATCTGCTGGGCCTCTCGGTTACTCCATGGGTCACCTACCTTGCGGGGGTCGGGGCTATCCTGCTCACTTTTCTTGCGGGAGCGGAGATCGACCCGGTCGTCCTGCGCAGACACTTCGCATCGAGCATGAGTATAGGATCCGCCGGCTTTGCACTGCCCTTCGCCGGCGTACTGCTGTATACTCGCTTCGTCAGCGGTTGGACCTGGGCTCAGGCCGAGATAGCGGCCCTGGCACTCTCCACAACGTCGGTCGCCGTGGTCTACGCCGTGATGGTCGAGACCGGCTTCAACCGGACCGAGATCGGGAAGATCATCCTCGCGGCGTGTTTCATCAATGATCTTGGGACGGTGCTGGTACTCGGCATACTCTTTGCAAACTACAATGCCTGGCTGGCCCTGTTCGCTATAGTGACCGGTGTCGTTATGTGGCTGCTCCCGAAGTTCGTGCCCTGGTTCTTCGCGCGGGTCGGGAACAGGATCAGCGAACCCGAGACGAAGTTCATCCTGCTGGTCCTGTTCGGACTTGGCGGACTGGCCAACGTCGCCAAGAGCGAGGCCGTGCTCCCTGCGTATCTCATCGGAATGGTGCTCGCGCCGTTCTTCCTGCGGGAGAGGATTCTGGCCCAGCGCATTCGCGTGATAGCGTTTTCCCTGCTTACACCGTTCTTCTTCCTGAAGGCCGGATCGCTCGTCAAGTTCGAGACCGCGGCCACCTCCCTCGGACTTATCCTGGTGCTGCTGGCGGTGAAAATGGTTACGAAGTCCATCGGCATCCAGCCCCTGACCCAAGTGTTCCGATTCGGGAAGCGCGAGGGAATCTACACGACGCTCATGATGTCCACCGGTCTCACTTTCGGGAGCATCTGCGCCTTGTTCGGCCTGAACAACGGCATCATCAACCAGGACCAGTACACGGTGCTGGTGACCGCAGTGATTGGCAGCGCGGTCGTTCCTACGCTTATCGCACAGAGATGGTTCCAGCCCAAGCTGGAGATCGCAGAGGAGGAGGCATCCGATGCACAAGAAGCTGCTGCTAGGGCTTGACGGGTCAGAGAACTCGTTCAAGGCCCTGGAGGAAGCGATTGAGTTGGCAAGGCTCTATAAAGCTGAACTCCACACGATATCCGTTGAGGAAATCCCTCACTTTGCAGAAACGATCGGCGAGGTGGTGGAGGAGCAGGATCTGGCCGATCACAGATTCCGCGAGGCTGTCGAGAGAGCGCGAGATATGGGCGACCGACGGGGGGTTGACATCCATTCCCACATAGTTATCGGGCATGAAGTGAAGACGATCGTCGAGTTCGCGAAGTCGGGCGGGTTCGACCTGCTGGTGCTCGGATTCATGGGGCATTCGGCACTGTACGACCGCGTGATGGGGAGCACCTGCCAGAGCCTTGTGCGCCTGACACCATGCTCGGTCCTGGTGGTCAAGTAGCAATTTCGCCTGAATTACCTCTGCGGTCAGCCGCACGTGAATCGGCACCGAATACTGTCTCGCCCTCGGCGTTCAATGCTGACCCATCTCCGTACGCTTGGCGCACGCTCAGGAAGGTGGGGCATCGTTCGGCGCCGATTACGCGCTTGGGAGGGTCATACGTGCACATCGAGTCAGAGTAACTCGACTTTCCTGCAAGCAAGCGTCTGAGATAGACGGATTCCATGGTAGAATAGATAGCGGACGGAGTGCTCGATCAACCGGTGCCGAACGAACCCCTGCGCGCCCTCGCGCCTCGCGGGAGGCAAGTGCAGGAAGGAGTTGACGATGGCTCTGAGATGCTTCCTGTTGCTTCTCTGTGTTTGCACGGTCATATGCGCGCTGCCCGCCGACGCGCAGGATGCGACAGTCGCAGTCGCTTCAGATACTCACTTTGGCAGCGCCTCGCCTTCCGCCAAAGTCCAGTTGTGCATACAGAGGATGAACACCATCGCGGGCGCGGCCTATCCCGGCAGCATCGGCGGTACGGTCGCTACCCCGAGCGCAGCTATTCTCTGCGGAGATCTCTGCACGGGCGGCACTCTCTTCCACTCGGCGAGCGATGACGACTTCAGGCAGCAGTGGAGCGGGTTCGACTACTGCTTCCCTGCAGATGGCGCCCCGGACGCCAACCGCCTGCACTACCCTGTCTACGCCGCTCCGGGCAATCACGACTACTACAGATGGCTCGGCACGACGACGTCGGGCACTTCGACGGTGGTAGCGCAGGGACTGATGGCACGCTACGGCTCCGGGACGGGCGGCATTCAGGAAGGCAACGTGTGCTACTCCGTGGATATTGGCGGCGTGCACTTCGTGTGCCTGGGCAGGTACGCGGACGATCAAGTGCTGGCCTGGCTCGAGGCCGACCTGGCGGTCACGACGAGGGGTACGCCGATTGTCTGCTTCCTGCACTACCCGCTTGACGACAGCGGGCTGTGGTACACCCAGGCGGAGCGGGACGCACTGGCGGCGAAGCTGGTCGGGCACAGGGTGGTGTGTGTGCTCCACGGGCACAGCCACGATACGCACTGCTACTCCTGGCGCGGCACGACGGTGTTCGACGACGGTGCGACCAACGAAGACGCGGATTTTGGGATACTCAGGGTCACCGACTCCCGAACTATCTATGCCCAGCGACAGGCGCTGTCCGGCGGCGGGGATTACTGGAAATGGTCAGGACAGTTCGTCACGATCACCGGCTATGCGCTGACCGGGTCTGGTCCGATCATGGGAGCAAGCATATCCGCAGGCAGCGACGGAGGCAGCACGACTACCGGAGTCGACGGATACTACAGCCTGTCCGTGCCCGTCGGCTGGTCCGGCACAGTCACGCCGTACAAGGAGGGGATCGTCTTCTCGACGCCGCCTCGGTCGTACAACAACATCCAGTCGAGCACCGCCGCACAGGACTACATATCGGACTCGGTTCCGCCTCTCGCCGGTACGGCCTCATCGCCGGCTCGCGCAAACGCCCCGTTCAGGGTCAGCTACTCCGGGGCTTCGGATGACTATGCCCTGGCAAGGGTAGATCTGTGGTACCGCATTGGCGCAGGCGGCCTGTGGACGGATTCGGGGCTGTCTTCGACAGGCGCCGGCGGCGGCTTCACTTTTGCTCCTGACGGCGACGGCATCTACTACTTCGACCTTGTGGCGGTTGACTCGGTCGGCAACAGGTCCGCACCCGCTTCCGGAGACGGAGACTGCCATACGATCTACGACTCCACACTTCGGGTGTTCGCGATCACGAATCGGGACCTCCACGGTGTTATCGGAGAGGCGGCGGCAACTTACCTGTTCACGGCATTCGGCCGCGTTGTGTCCGCGGACCTTGACGCTTTCACGATTGACGACGGGTCGGCGATGCCTGTCCGGGTTCTGTCACCCGCTCACGGGCTGCAGATCGGGGACTACGTGATGGCAGCCGGCGCCTGGTCGCCTGACTCGACTCACCCCGCACTGGACGCCTCGAGCGTCACAAAGCTTCAGTAGGCCTTGGCGGCCGCCGTATAGAGCGGCTGAGAGGCTTGCATTGCGGAGGAACGCCCGCCGGATCGTGAATCGGCACCGAGTATTGACCCACCGTCGGCATCCTGCGAATCGGCCTACAAGTATGACCCTCCTGAGCGCATAGTCGGCGCCGAACGGTGACCCACTCTGTTGAGCGTGCGTCATGCGTGCGGAGACGGATCAGTATTGGACGCCGATGGTGGATCAGTATTGCATGCCGGTTGGCAGGCCAGATTGCCGATCCTCGCCGGGTGCGGTATAATGCACCTGTGGAGCTGCCGGTTCCGTGCCCCGTTTTGGGCGGGAAATCTCCCATCTACTGCGGTGAAATACTCGCCTATAGAGGGCAATACAAGGCAAGTCCACTCCGCTTTTTGAGCGTGAAGCGGTAATAGACGGGCGTGGAGAGGTGGCCGAGCGGACTAAGGCAACGGTCTTGAAAGGCTTCCGGATCTGGGGCTTTTCACGCTCAGGAAGTCCCTTCTTCCTCCCATTCAGCCCCGGTGTCCCAGATCTGTCCCAAGTTCCTCCCAAGTTTCTGCCAAGTTCTGCCACAGCGAGCGTTTCGGCGCCGAAGTGCAACTCCGTGCGGGCGACCGCTCTTGCCCTTAGGAAGCCGTAGGCATGCGAGGGAGACTCCTCATTCTAAGGTCCAACGGCTGATTGAATTCATCTGCAACCGCCCGCGCCACCCAAAGTGGCCGTACCAAATGCTACCGGATTTGCATTTGGCGCTACTGCATGCTAGGATGAGGCCCAATCACTTGACATCGAATGGCAAAAGTCGTAAACTCTTTACGATTATTGCAGCTCGGAATCAAGTACAGCGGGGTGATTGCCATGCAGGAGTTCTTCGCCACACATCCGGTGTTTACCTATGAGGAGTTCGCAGACCATCTGGCTCTGCGGGACTCGAGCAACGTGAGAACGCGCAAGGCCCTTCTGACTCACTATACGAAATCAGGGCGCCTAGTGCGCGTTCGACGGGGACTCTATTCCGTCGTTCCCTTCGGTCAAACGCCAGAGATGGTACACCCCGACCCGTTCCTAATCGCGTCGAGAATGACGCCCGATGCCGCCCTCGCATACCACACGGCACTGGAGTTCCACGGCAGAGCGTATTCCGCGTTCCACGAGTTCACCTACCTGACGCGAACAGCCACCCGTCGCGCCGAGTTCCGCGGAGATACGTTCCGCGGAGCGGCGTTCCCCACGTCGCTCCTGCAGCGTAGACAGGAAAACTTCGGAGTCGAGACCGCTGACCGCTCTGGACTGGAGGCTCGGGTCACAAACCTTGAGCGTACCCTAGTTGATGTCCTCGACCGTCCGGCTTCGTCCGGCGGCTGGGAGGAGATATGGAGGTCACTGGAATCGGTCGAGTACTTCGATCTCGAGCAGGTCACTGAGTATGCTTTGATGCTCGACAACGCGACCACCGTCGCCAAGGTCGGCTTCTACCTCGAGCAACACGCAGAGCAGTTGATGGTGGAGGAATCCTCCCTGCCCCGGCTTCGGGCGCACGTCCCGAAGAGGGCGCACTACCTGGAGCGCTCGGCCCGCGAACCTGCACGACTTGTCGAGCCCTGGAACCTGATAGTACCCGAAAGGATACTCAACCGAAGCTGGGAGGAAGTCCGATGAGGGTGTCAATCGAGCACCTCACCGCCGAATCGGCGGCAACCGGTTTCCGTCCGGAGATGCTGGAGAAGGTCATCCACCTGCTCGGACTACTCGAAGGATTCACTCACCACCCGTACCTGAAGAATCGAATCGCGCTGAAGGGCGGGACCGCCCTGAACCTGTTCGTCTTCGATCTGCCGCGCTTGTCGGTTGACATAGACCTGAACTACATCGGTGCGGCGGATCGTGACACCATGCTTGCGGAGAGGCCGAAGGTCGAGCAGGCGATCGCGGCCGTCTGCGGCCGGCAGGATTTCGGCATCCAGCGCATACCGGAAGACCATGCCGGTGGGAAGTGGCGACTCCGGTATGACAGCGCATTGGGCCAAGGCGGAAACGTGGAAGTAGACCTGAACTTCATGTTCCGAGTACTGCTTTGGCCCTTGGAGGTTCGGGGTTCTCGCCAGGTCGGCTCCCACTCCGTGTCGGGAATCCCTGTCCTGAACGAACACGAACTCGCTGCGGGGAAACTCGCGGCGCTGCTTTCTCGGCACGCGGCCAGAGACCTCTTCGACGCGCACCTGTTCCTGACGCAAGCTGCCTTCGATCCTTGCAGGCTTCGCCTCGCATTCACAGTCTATGGGGCCATGAGCCGCAATGACTGGCGGACAGTGTCGGTGGATGACGTCGGCTTCGAGACTCGAGAACTCCGCAGCACCCTGTTCCCGGTTCTGCGATCGGAGCATCTCGCCGGAGTGACCGATTCCGACGACTGGGCGCGGCAGATGGTGGAGGAAACCCGCACCGCCCTGAGCGTAGTCCTTCCATTCTCCGATGCGGAGCGGGAGTTTCTTGACCGCGTTCTGGATCACGGCCAGTTGGAACCTTCGCGCCTCACAGATGATGCCGACCTTGCTGACCGAATCCTTCACCATCCTGCTCTCCTCTGGAAGGTTCAGAACATCCGAGAGTTCAAGGGAAGATAATGTCCTGTGAATCGGCCTGGGATAATGTGTGAATCGGCACTGAGTATTCACCCACCGTCGGCATCCAATACTGACCCATCTCCTTACGCTTAGCACACGCTCAGCGAAGTGGGTCACCGTTCGGCGCCGATTATGCGCGCAGGAGGGTCATACTTGTACGCCGATTCACACGCTCCGTGCCTCTCGCGACGGAACCGTACATGAAGGCCACCTCGATGCGGTCCGAAAGTGCCGCGAGCGAGGCCCTCAGGACGTCCGCGATGCCGACGGTCTTGACCATCAAACCGCGCAGTTCCGCGAACACGGGGGATTCCTTGTTCGCCTTGTATAGGACCTGGTTGCCTCGCCGCGATCTGATCACCAGGCCTGCATCCACCAGGCGAGCCAACTCACGCTGCACAGCCCCGTGCCCCATCCCGACGGCGCGCACGATGTGGCGCAGGTGGAAAGATTCGTCACTGTGGCAGAAGAGGATCGCAAGTACCGCCTGCCGAACCCCGCCGAAAAGTGCTGAACCGATACTCATCGTTGTCATGATTGCACCCATCCTGGGTTCGATCGTACCCGATTTGAGTTCACTGTGTCAAGCGGAGGAAGCGCTATTGTGGATGTTCCGGGATTCTGTCACCCCCTGGGAAGTGTGCATCGGCATCCAATATTGACCCATCCCCGGCAGTAAGGGTGTCGTAGTGCTTCCGATCTTGGTTCGCCTCTGTCCGGGTTATCCCGGAGGGTCCGGAGGGATTGCTGAGGCGGGTCATTATTGCACGCCGATTCACAATAGGCCAATCCCGCCTTGCCCGGCACGAACGACGGTCAACGACCGGCCCAAGCTGCGTCGATATGCCGGACGAAGGCCTGGACGACCCGGTCAATCGCCTTATCGAAGTCGAACTCGATGCCCGCGCGAAGCAGTGGCACGATATCGCGGCGGAAATGCGCATCCTCGCGCTTGTCCATCAGGTTGGCGATGAACTCGGGTCCGGTGATGCGGAGGCCGTCAGCGGCGACGTATTCGACGAAGGCTTCCACAACCTCACGGGCGTGCAGATCGGACATCCGCAGAGCGTAGTCCAGATCGAAAAGATCACGGCCCTTCTTGCGTTGGTATAGAGCCCGAAGCTTCGTTCCCAGGAGTTCCTCAAGAGGAAACGTCGTTATCTCGGTCGATCCACTAATCCAGCGAGATTCGACCGACAAAGGCATTCGGGCGATCCTGGTGCGCCCGACGTGTTCGCGGGTATTGATCTCCAACTTCAGCCGCAAAGTCGTGGCGGGATCTGCTTCCGCGACAAAGCGGTAGACCAGACGGAACGATGCAAGCCGATGCTGGTAGTTGGGCACGCCGAGCAAATGATCGAGCAGGCCGCGAATGCGATCGAGCGTCGGACCGGTCGGTGCGGGATCAAGCTGGACAAGGTCCACGTCTTCGGAATAGCGTGCCGCCGGAAGTAGAAACAGCTTGTACAGCGCCGTACCGCCGCGGAACGCCAGCCGGCGGCTGATCTCTTCGTCTCCGAACAGTTCGAGCAAGACCCGGCTGATGACGAGGTCCTGCTCGACCATGTCAGGGTGACTCCACGGGGCGTATTGCTGCCACTCGGTTATGTAAGCATTCGGGATCACAGGTCCGCCTCGATCTCGGCATTTGCGATTACCCGCCACTTGGGGTCGCGCGGGCCGTCCGCGGGCATATCGGTGCGCGCGGCGCGCCACTTCGTCTGCTTGCCGCGCAACCCGTCCGCGAGCGCACCGGTCTTCTCAGCCCAACCGGTGTTGTCCAGCAGCCAGCCGAGCCGCTGGAGGACGGCAACCTCTGAACCTGAATCAATCAGCGCGGCCAGGTGATCCGAGGTGATCCGTTCCCCGAGTTCCTGCAGAACCGTAGCCGCGAGATCCAGTGACGGGCAGGCCTTGGGGTACCTGAGTATATCGTAGGCGGTGACCTCGGGCGTGCTCACGTTGAAGTAACCGGCAGGCGATTGCCGCTTTTCGCAACAAGTACCCGGGATCTGCTTCTTGAAGAAGAACGAGATGCTGTAGGGGCCCTTGGCCAGGTCTCGGAACTCTCTGTCTCGAACAACCTGAACCTGCTGGGGCTTCTGGTGTGAAGCTCCGTGGAGCATGGCGGCGCTCAACATGCCGATGTAGTACCGTCCGCCGAGATGCTTCATCCAGTCGTCAACGAACCACTCCACGGGCAGAAATCCGCTTCCCTGGTGCTGTGGGTCGATTATGACGTAGAAGCCTGTACTGGGAGAGAAGAGCCAGCCATGTTTTGCCAGCCTGCTGAGCGCTCTCCGGGTCTTCTCGCCAGTGCCAACGGCATTCTCCGCATCTTGCAGGGAAAACGTGTAGTAACCGTGCTCAAGTCGGGATAGCACGAAGTCCTTTGCGCGCAGGCTTTTCATCTGCATATACCGCCAAAAAGTGTCCTTTTCTGCAGATGAGTGTACCAGACGGCGTCGTGGAAGTCAAATTGTGAGTCGGCACTGAATACTGACCACCATCGGCGTCCAATACTGACCCATCCCCGCACGCTCAGCGCACACTCAGCAAAGTGGGTCGCCGTTCGACGCCGATTATGCGCTCAGGAGGGTCATACTTGTACGCCGATTCACACAGTACTGTCCGATACCCGCAGTTATCCGTGGGAAATATGGGAAAATATGGCGAAATCTATCGAAAGAGAGAACCGTCGGGCGCACCTTCCTGTGCCACTCCTCCGGACACTCTATGCTACGTCCGGGCGGACGAACCGGCGATAGTCGGCAGCCAGCGAGTAGCTCCGTCCACGCCTCGACAGATCGGCAACGACCAACCACCCGTCATTGACCCACTGCTGCATAAGCACTCTCGCCATCCGGTCCGAGAGCCCCAGAGCCAATGCCACGTCGGAAGCCCTGATCACCTCTCGACTGGCAAACAAAGCGACGACGACTCTAGCCCTGTGGTCCAGTTTCTGAAGCTCCTCTGGCTCTGCGGGCATGCCCTGATCGGCATAACGCTGTGCTTCCTCCCTCGCAGCCGTGAACACCGTCGAAAGCGTACTGACGAAGTAGTCCACCCAGCCGGTAAGGTCGGCTTCTGTACGACCCATGTAGTAGTTGTGATGTTCGCCCACATCGAGCGCCGAGTAATAAGCGTCCAGATCACGGGCGTGATACTCCTCAAGACTGAACAATCCGTTCAGACCGTAGCCGCCTGCGTGGAGGATGAATGTGGCGAGAAGGCGTGAGGTGCGCCCATTGCCGTCATAGTAGGGGTGGATGGTGACGAACTGGTAGTGGGCGAGCCCTGCCAGCATCACGGTCGGCACCTGCTCCTTCTCGGCTCTCTGGATCCAGTCGGTGAGTTGACTCATCAGTGCAGGCACGTCGTGGGCTTCAGGAGGCATGTAGACAAGTCGCCCGGAGACCGAATCCCTGATCGCATTCTGTCCATCCCTGTAAGGAAGCGGCTTCGCCCGGCTGCCGTTCATCACGATTGCGTGAATCCGCCTGATAGTGTCTTCGGTGAAGGGCTTGTTCCTTCTAGCCCAATCCTCGACACGCAACAGGGCATTCCAGTAGTTGCGCACTTCCGCCGCGTCACGCTCCCGCCCGTGGAAGCTACGACGCCTTCGGGATACTACTTCGTCTGCTTCCTGGAGCGTCAGCCTGTTACCCTCGATCCTGGTCGAGTAGTGAGTTGACCGCAGCCTCGCCCGCCTCGACAGCTCAGCTTCGACGACCGGGGGCAGGGGTGTTGACTCGACCACGACACGGGCAGCCTCGATGTCCATCAGGTGCCGAGCGATTGCCGGTGTGATCGTGTATCTGGGTTGCCAGACGGTCTTCATGTGCACGAATCCATTGCCGATAACGACACCACGCATTGCCGATAAACTGCCGATAAATCATACCACATTC
This genomic window contains:
- a CDS encoding Fic family protein, which gives rise to MKTVWQPRYTITPAIARHLMDIEAARVVVESTPLPPVVEAELSRRARLRSTHYSTRIEGNRLTLQEADEVVSRRRRSFHGRERDAAEVRNYWNALLRVEDWARRNKPFTEDTIRRIHAIVMNGSRAKPLPYRDGQNAIRDSVSGRLVYMPPEAHDVPALMSQLTDWIQRAEKEQVPTVMLAGLAHYQFVTIHPYYDGNGRTSRLLATFILHAGGYGLNGLFSLEEYHARDLDAYYSALDVGEHHNYYMGRTEADLTGWVDYFVSTLSTVFTAAREEAQRYADQGMPAEPEELQKLDHRARVVVALFASREVIRASDVALALGLSDRMARVLMQQWVNDGWLVVADLSRRGRSYSLAADYRRFVRPDVA